One Campylobacter concisus DNA segment encodes these proteins:
- a CDS encoding tryptophanyl-tRNA synthetase, producing the protein MKKVAYIVGALVLIVACIFGLLFSPFGSKFIAGKIEKEALGRGVELKFKDFSLGFSTLNLEATVMNAINLKANGDLSLLAQSMNLNIDIDADKAKASELGLKKDVALKAKVAGKFSDFKLVATGTALGSNINLNANLKDYLPKALNLDAKNIELSEISALAQKPNLASGKLDLTSNMQGVDEKNEPIINAQILASDAAINKEILKNEFGLNLAKDISFKGGVNAKFANEKVSAKTIIIAPEATLKANETTYDLASKNLKSDFSLNVPDLALFGKLLGEQLSGAVDANGEITMQENALKNLKAEINGLGGKINANFDSKNLALNATSIKLKELLALALQPSYADGQINLNANFSGFDELKKLAGEAKFEIKNGLINNGLAKLKNAAKFELKGGATAKNELVNFDANVLSDLGELKDIKGVYDLKNSQIFSKFALLISDPEKFKAVSGFEVGSKMALAGDVKVKASKIDELNLGGDAFAGKLNATIKNENLDLSLKEAQLGEILALSGNDRLANAKANVQAKGQNIFSKSPSIAATIALNEGKFNAVALSKMLDKKFPENEKFSSNLSLDYKGDVAKFSGDFLSSLADIKGIDGSFDTGKSTLNLKLQAVVSELNKLAFLAGRELHGKFAALVTANGKVDDLSVKATSDDLFKGKLEANYKGGTLDAVLKNFEVKGLTQTLGLEHLYDGNGDAKFDYETKQKLGKFDILLKEGHLASTNLTNNIKTFTGKDITKEIYKDGKIYGDIKGDNVIFNVNLSSPKSDIKVTGGTYNTATKMLNAPLVCRLEKTDLNVQISGTTDKLKYDVRSQYLENKVKKEIGRFLDKKLGKDDESTNGEKQNLKGLLKGLF; encoded by the coding sequence ATGAAAAAAGTAGCTTACATAGTTGGCGCGCTTGTGCTCATAGTGGCTTGCATCTTTGGCCTTTTATTTAGCCCATTTGGGAGTAAATTTATCGCTGGCAAGATCGAAAAAGAGGCACTCGGTCGTGGCGTTGAACTCAAATTTAAAGATTTTAGCCTAGGATTTAGCACGCTAAATTTAGAAGCGACCGTGATGAACGCCATAAATTTAAAGGCAAATGGCGATCTCTCGTTGCTTGCTCAAAGTATGAATTTAAACATAGATATAGACGCTGACAAGGCAAAGGCTAGCGAGCTTGGGTTAAAAAAAGATGTAGCTCTTAAAGCAAAAGTGGCTGGTAAATTTAGCGACTTTAAGCTAGTGGCAACTGGTACGGCGCTTGGCTCAAACATAAATTTAAACGCAAATTTAAAAGACTACCTGCCAAAAGCTCTAAATCTTGACGCTAAAAACATCGAGCTTTCTGAGATCTCAGCGCTTGCACAAAAGCCAAATTTAGCTAGCGGCAAGCTTGATCTAACGAGCAATATGCAAGGGGTTGATGAGAAAAATGAGCCCATCATAAACGCTCAAATTTTAGCAAGCGATGCAGCGATAAACAAAGAAATTCTTAAAAACGAATTTGGACTAAATTTGGCAAAAGATATAAGCTTTAAAGGCGGCGTAAATGCTAAATTTGCAAATGAAAAAGTGAGTGCAAAAACCATTATCATCGCACCAGAAGCCACTTTAAAGGCAAATGAGACGACCTATGATCTAGCTAGCAAAAATTTAAAGAGCGACTTTTCGCTAAATGTGCCTGATCTTGCCCTTTTTGGCAAGCTCTTGGGCGAGCAGCTAAGTGGCGCAGTGGATGCAAACGGCGAAATTACGATGCAAGAAAATGCTCTTAAAAACCTAAAAGCTGAGATAAACGGCCTTGGCGGCAAGATAAATGCAAATTTTGATAGCAAAAACTTAGCCCTAAATGCAACTAGCATCAAACTAAAAGAGCTTCTAGCGCTTGCCTTGCAGCCTAGCTACGCAGACGGGCAGATAAATTTAAACGCAAATTTTAGCGGCTTTGACGAGCTAAAAAAGCTTGCAGGTGAGGCTAAATTTGAGATAAAAAACGGCCTTATAAATAATGGTCTTGCAAAACTTAAAAACGCGGCTAAATTTGAGCTAAAAGGCGGTGCCACCGCAAAAAATGAACTTGTAAATTTTGACGCAAATGTGCTTAGCGACCTTGGCGAGCTAAAGGATATAAAGGGCGTTTATGACCTAAAAAACAGCCAAATTTTTAGCAAATTTGCCCTGCTTATTAGCGACCCTGAGAAATTTAAAGCGGTTAGCGGCTTTGAGGTGGGCTCAAAAATGGCGCTTGCGGGCGATGTGAAGGTTAAAGCAAGCAAGATAGATGAGCTAAATTTAGGCGGCGATGCCTTTGCTGGCAAGCTAAACGCCACCATAAAAAATGAAAATCTTGATCTTAGCCTAAAAGAGGCGCAGCTTGGAGAGATACTAGCACTTAGCGGCAACGACAGACTGGCAAACGCCAAGGCAAATGTCCAAGCAAAGGGGCAAAATATCTTTAGTAAAAGCCCAAGTATCGCTGCAACGATCGCTTTAAATGAGGGTAAATTTAACGCCGTAGCGCTTAGCAAAATGCTTGATAAAAAATTCCCTGAAAATGAGAAATTTAGCTCAAATTTGAGCCTAGACTATAAAGGCGACGTAGCAAAATTTAGTGGCGACTTTCTTAGCTCGCTAGCTGATATAAAGGGCATAGATGGCAGCTTTGACACGGGCAAAAGCACGCTAAACCTAAAGCTTCAAGCGGTGGTTTCAGAGCTAAATAAGCTTGCATTTTTAGCTGGCCGCGAGCTTCACGGTAAATTTGCAGCCCTCGTAACGGCAAATGGCAAAGTGGATGATCTAAGCGTAAAAGCCACTTCAGATGATCTATTTAAGGGTAAACTAGAGGCAAACTACAAAGGTGGTACGCTTGATGCGGTGCTAAAAAACTTCGAAGTCAAGGGGCTAACGCAGACTTTGGGTTTAGAGCATCTTTATGATGGCAACGGCGATGCTAAATTTGACTACGAAACGAAGCAAAAGCTCGGCAAATTTGACATCTTGCTAAAAGAGGGTCACCTAGCCAGCACAAATCTCACAAACAACATAAAAACCTTCACTGGCAAGGACATCACAAAAGAGATCTACAAAGACGGTAAAATTTACGGCGATATAAAGGGCGACAACGTCATCTTTAACGTAAATTTAAGCTCGCCAAAGAGCGATATAAAGGTTACAGGCGGCACTTACAATACTGCGACAAAAATGCTTAATGCACCACTTGTTTGTAGGCTCGAAAAGACTGACCTAAACGTGCAAATTTCAGGCACGACAGACAAGCTAAAATACGATGTCAGATCGCAATATCTTGAAAATAAGGTCAAAAAAGAGATAGGTAGATTTTTAGATAAAAAGCTGGGCAAAGATGATGAGAGCACAAACGGCGAAAAGCAAAATTTAAAGGGGCTTTTAAAAGGGCTATTTTAG
- the groES gene encoding co-chaperone GroES, with product MNFQPLGKRVLVERVEETKTTASGIIIPDNAKEKPLSGEVKAVGAEAEGVKVGEKVVFAKYAGTEVNLDDKTYLVLNIDDVLGVIK from the coding sequence ATGAACTTTCAACCATTAGGCAAGCGTGTCCTAGTCGAACGCGTAGAAGAGACAAAGACGACAGCTTCGGGCATAATTATACCTGATAACGCAAAAGAAAAACCTTTAAGCGGCGAGGTAAAAGCAGTTGGCGCTGAAGCTGAGGGCGTAAAAGTTGGTGAAAAAGTAGTATTTGCTAAATACGCTGGCACTGAGGTAAATTTAGATGATAAAACATATCTTGTTTTAAACATCGACGACGTTTTAGGTGTGATTAAATAA
- the groL gene encoding chaperonin GroEL (60 kDa chaperone family; promotes refolding of misfolded polypeptides especially under stressful conditions; forms two stacked rings of heptamers to form a barrel-shaped 14mer; ends can be capped by GroES; misfolded proteins enter the barrel where they are refolded when GroES binds), whose product MAKEIFYSDDARNRLYEGVKKLNDAVKVTMGPRGRNVLIQKSFGAPNITKDGVSVAKEVELKDTIENMGASLVREVASKTNDQAGDGTTTATVLAHAIFKEGLRNVTAGANPIEVKRGMDKEVAALIDALKNISKKVSGSKEIAQIATISANSDESIGKLIADAMEKVGKDGVITVEEAKSIQDELSVVEGMQFDRGYLSPYFITNPEKMQVELSNPFILLFDKKITNLKDLLPVLEQVQKSGKPLLIIAEDIEGEALATLVVNKLRGVLNISAVKAPGFGDRRKAMLEDIAILTGGEVISEELGRTLESASINDLGQASSVVIDKDNTTIVNGAGEKSAIDARITQIKAQIAETTSDYDKEKLQERLAKLSGGVAVIKVGAATETEMKEKKDRVDDALSATRAAVEEGIVVGGGSALILASKSVNLNLQGDEAIGAEIVRRALRAPLRQIAENAGFDAGVVANAVETSKDANFGFNAATGEYVNMFEAGIIDPVKVERVALQNAVSVASLLLTTEATISEIKEEKAMPAMPDMGGMGGMGGMM is encoded by the coding sequence ATGGCAAAAGAAATTTTTTACTCTGATGACGCAAGAAACCGCCTATACGAGGGCGTAAAAAAACTAAATGACGCTGTAAAAGTGACAATGGGACCAAGAGGCAGAAATGTCCTTATCCAAAAGAGCTTTGGTGCTCCAAACATCACAAAAGACGGCGTTAGCGTGGCTAAAGAGGTTGAGCTAAAAGATACTATCGAAAACATGGGTGCAAGCCTAGTTAGAGAAGTAGCAAGCAAGACAAACGACCAAGCAGGCGACGGCACTACAACAGCAACTGTGCTAGCTCACGCGATATTTAAAGAGGGTCTTAGAAACGTAACTGCAGGCGCAAATCCTATCGAAGTAAAACGCGGCATGGATAAAGAAGTAGCAGCTCTTATAGATGCACTAAAAAACATCTCTAAAAAAGTTTCTGGCTCAAAAGAGATCGCGCAGATCGCTACTATCTCAGCAAACTCAGATGAGAGCATCGGCAAACTTATCGCTGATGCGATGGAAAAAGTCGGCAAAGATGGCGTTATAACAGTAGAAGAGGCAAAGTCTATCCAAGACGAGCTAAGTGTTGTTGAGGGTATGCAGTTTGACCGCGGATACCTAAGCCCATACTTCATCACAAACCCTGAAAAGATGCAAGTTGAGCTAAGCAATCCTTTCATATTGCTATTTGACAAGAAGATCACAAATTTAAAAGACTTATTGCCAGTGCTTGAGCAAGTACAAAAGAGTGGCAAACCACTTCTAATCATCGCTGAAGATATCGAGGGTGAGGCACTTGCAACGCTTGTTGTAAATAAACTTCGTGGCGTGCTAAACATCTCAGCTGTAAAAGCTCCTGGCTTTGGCGACAGAAGAAAAGCGATGCTTGAAGATATCGCTATCTTAACAGGTGGCGAAGTTATCAGCGAAGAGCTAGGCAGAACACTTGAGAGTGCTAGTATAAACGATCTTGGACAAGCTTCAAGCGTAGTTATCGACAAAGACAACACAACTATCGTAAATGGCGCAGGCGAGAAGTCAGCAATAGACGCTAGAATCACTCAGATCAAAGCTCAAATCGCTGAGACAACAAGCGACTATGACAAAGAAAAACTTCAAGAGCGCCTTGCAAAACTAAGTGGCGGCGTGGCAGTTATCAAAGTAGGTGCTGCGACTGAGACAGAGATGAAAGAGAAAAAAGACCGCGTAGATGACGCTCTAAGCGCTACTCGTGCAGCCGTAGAAGAGGGCATCGTAGTAGGTGGCGGTTCAGCTCTTATCCTAGCTTCAAAGAGTGTAAATTTAAATTTACAAGGTGACGAGGCAATCGGCGCTGAGATCGTTAGAAGAGCGCTTCGTGCTCCACTTCGCCAAATCGCTGAGAACGCTGGCTTTGACGCAGGCGTAGTAGCAAACGCAGTTGAGACAAGTAAAGATGCAAATTTTGGCTTTAACGCTGCAACCGGCGAATATGTAAATATGTTTGAAGCTGGCATCATCGACCCAGTTAAGGTTGAGAGAGTTGCTCTACAAAACGCTGTTAGCGTGGCTAGCTTGTTACTAACTACTGAAGCAACTATCAGCGAGATAAAAGAAGAAAAAGCAATGCCTGCAATGCCTGACATGGGCGGAATGGGTGGCATGGGCGGCATGATGTAG
- a CDS encoding phosphomannomutase/phosphoglucomutase, giving the protein MKYDEIFREYDIRGIYEKDLTEDSVKAIGLALGKKFNEFGVKTLSVGFDARLSASTLFRYLLSGLNKAGGFKIYNIGLLPTPVGYFSVYADYFDANIMITGSHNPKDYNGFKITIKKDSFFGKDLQILKDKVNEIIASGEQIADDESCEKFNILEKYVEFFVKEFSELKNFKKPFVIDCANGAVGVSLVPIVKALGLNAKILYEDPDGNFPNHHPDPSEKENLKEIFSLIEKKEFDLGFGFDGDGDRIAVITPKRDIKGDELAYLYALNMKHPKVLGEVKCSQNMYDEIAKIGEVFMGKTGHSNIKKMMKELNVDLAAEVSGHIFFKERYFGFDDALYAMMRVLELVHKGFDLDGELDKMPLVFSTDEIKIKTTDEAKFKIVAKLKECVKNENCDLPKIKNIIDIDGIRIQFENGWALVRASNTTPVIVTRFEAKSKEFLEEIEQKVTNLLKSLM; this is encoded by the coding sequence ATGAAATATGATGAAATTTTTAGAGAATACGACATCCGTGGTATTTATGAAAAAGACTTGACAGAAGATAGCGTCAAGGCTATAGGGCTCGCTTTAGGCAAGAAATTTAACGAATTTGGCGTGAAAACTTTAAGCGTTGGTTTTGACGCAAGGCTAAGTGCTAGCACGCTTTTTAGGTATCTGTTAAGTGGCCTAAACAAGGCTGGTGGTTTTAAAATTTATAACATCGGCTTGTTACCAACTCCTGTTGGCTACTTTAGCGTTTATGCTGATTATTTTGATGCAAACATCATGATCACGGGCTCTCACAATCCAAAAGATTATAACGGCTTTAAGATTACTATCAAAAAGGATAGTTTTTTTGGCAAAGATCTGCAAATTTTAAAAGATAAGGTGAATGAGATAATCGCCTCTGGTGAGCAGATCGCAGACGATGAGAGCTGTGAGAAATTTAACATCTTAGAAAAATATGTCGAGTTTTTTGTAAAAGAATTTAGCGAACTTAAAAATTTCAAAAAGCCTTTTGTCATCGACTGCGCAAATGGCGCTGTTGGCGTGAGCTTGGTGCCTATCGTTAAAGCGCTTGGTCTAAATGCAAAAATTTTATATGAAGATCCAGACGGAAACTTCCCAAATCACCACCCAGACCCAAGCGAAAAAGAGAATTTAAAAGAGATATTTTCGCTCATCGAAAAGAAGGAATTTGACCTTGGATTTGGCTTTGACGGAGATGGCGACAGGATCGCAGTTATAACGCCAAAAAGAGATATAAAAGGCGATGAACTAGCATATCTTTATGCGCTAAATATGAAACATCCAAAAGTGCTTGGCGAGGTAAAATGCTCACAAAATATGTATGATGAGATCGCAAAAATCGGCGAAGTCTTCATGGGTAAGACAGGACACAGCAATATAAAAAAGATGATGAAAGAGCTAAACGTAGATCTCGCGGCTGAAGTTAGTGGGCATATCTTCTTTAAAGAGCGCTATTTTGGCTTTGATGATGCGCTTTATGCGATGATGAGGGTGCTTGAGTTAGTTCATAAGGGCTTTGACCTTGACGGCGAGCTTGATAAGATGCCGCTTGTCTTTAGCACCGATGAGATCAAGATAAAGACGACTGACGAGGCTAAATTTAAGATAGTTGCTAAGCTAAAAGAGTGCGTGAAAAACGAGAACTGCGACCTACCGAAGATAAAAAATATCATCGACATTGATGGCATAAGAATTCAGTTTGAAAATGGCTGGGCACTGGTGCGTGCGTCAAATACAACGCCAGTTATCGTCACTAGATTTGAAGCAAAGAGCAAGGAATTTCTAGAAGAGATCGAGCAAAAAGTAACAAATTTGCTAAAGAGCTTAATGTAG
- a CDS encoding cysteine ABC transporter substrate-binding protein, whose protein sequence is MRKFKFFLLALVATVFLTGCGDDKGADKAAASNQTDAIAKIKERGYVRIGVFSDKPPFGYVDKDGKNQGYDIYFAKRIAKDLLGDESKVKFELVEAAGRVEVLTADKVDITLANFTKTPERAQVVDFALPYMKVSLGIVSPEGAVIKSVDELKDKTLIVNKGTTADAFFTKNYPDIKLLKYDQNTETFAALVDKRGAALAHDNALLFAWAKETPGFVVGVEALGDVDVIAPAVKKGNKALLEWLNNEIIELGKENFFHKDYDATLKPIYGDSVNPESLVVEGGKL, encoded by the coding sequence GTGAGAAAATTTAAATTTTTCTTATTAGCATTAGTCGCTACCGTCTTTCTAACGGGTTGTGGTGATGACAAAGGTGCGGACAAAGCAGCCGCTTCAAATCAAACTGACGCTATCGCAAAGATCAAAGAGCGTGGATATGTAAGGATAGGCGTTTTCAGCGACAAACCGCCATTTGGCTACGTCGATAAAGACGGCAAAAACCAAGGCTATGACATCTACTTTGCAAAACGCATCGCAAAAGACTTGCTTGGCGACGAGAGTAAGGTCAAATTTGAACTAGTGGAGGCTGCTGGCAGGGTTGAAGTGCTCACAGCTGACAAGGTCGATATCACGCTTGCAAATTTCACAAAAACGCCTGAGCGCGCGCAAGTTGTTGATTTTGCGCTTCCATATATGAAGGTCTCACTTGGCATCGTTAGCCCTGAGGGCGCTGTGATAAAGAGCGTTGATGAGCTAAAAGATAAAACACTAATCGTCAATAAAGGCACAACCGCAGACGCATTTTTTACAAAAAATTATCCTGATATCAAGCTTTTAAAGTATGATCAAAACACCGAAACTTTCGCAGCTTTGGTTGATAAAAGGGGTGCAGCTCTAGCACATGATAACGCCCTACTTTTTGCCTGGGCGAAAGAGACTCCTGGCTTTGTCGTTGGCGTTGAAGCGCTTGGCGATGTGGATGTGATAGCTCCAGCTGTCAAAAAAGGCAACAAAGCCTTGCTTGAGTGGCTAAACAACGAGATCATCGAGCTTGGAAAAGAAAATTTCTTCCACAAAGACTATGACGCAACGCTAAAACCAATCTATGGTGACAGTGTAAATCCTGAATCTTTAGTCGTCGAAGGCGGCAAACTCTAA
- a CDS encoding amino acid ABC transporter ATP-binding protein produces the protein MSENILELKKINKFYGELHALKDINLEVKSGEVVVLLGPSGCGKSTTLRCINGLESIASGEIIIDGEVIDAKFKEWQRIRQKVGMVFQSYELFDHMNVIDNVLLGPLKVQKRDRAEAEKTADMWLSKVGLLDKKFAYPKELSGGQKQRIAIVRSLCLNPEIMLFDEVTAALDPEIVREVLDVILNLAKDGMTMLIVTHEMSFARAVANKIVFMDAGAIVEISEPEEFFTNPKSERAKKFLNLFSF, from the coding sequence ATGAGCGAAAATATCTTGGAACTTAAAAAAATAAACAAATTTTATGGAGAGCTTCACGCCTTAAAAGATATAAACTTAGAGGTTAAAAGTGGCGAAGTGGTCGTGCTTCTTGGACCATCGGGATGCGGCAAGAGCACAACTCTTAGATGTATAAACGGCCTTGAGAGCATAGCAAGCGGCGAGATCATCATAGACGGCGAAGTGATAGATGCTAAATTTAAAGAGTGGCAAAGGATCCGCCAAAAGGTCGGCATGGTCTTTCAAAGCTACGAGCTATTTGATCATATGAACGTCATCGATAACGTCCTTCTTGGGCCTTTAAAGGTGCAAAAAAGAGATAGAGCCGAGGCTGAAAAGACGGCTGATATGTGGCTTAGCAAGGTTGGGCTACTTGATAAGAAATTTGCCTATCCAAAGGAGCTAAGTGGCGGTCAAAAGCAGCGCATAGCGATAGTAAGAAGCCTTTGTTTAAACCCTGAGATCATGCTATTTGACGAGGTTACGGCTGCGCTTGATCCAGAGATCGTTAGAGAGGTGCTTGATGTGATACTAAATTTAGCCAAAGATGGCATGACGATGCTAATAGTCACCCACGAGATGAGCTTTGCAAGAGCAGTTGCAAACAAGATCGTATTTATGGACGCTGGAGCGATAGTGGAGATCAGCGAGCCAGAGGAGTTTTTTACTAATCCAAAGAGCGAGCGAGCAAAGAAATTTCTAAATTTATTCTCGTTTTAG
- a CDS encoding amino acid ABC transporter permease (The N-terminal region of this protein, as described by TIGR01726, is a three transmembrane segment that identifies a subfamily of ABC transporter permease subunits, which specificities that include histidine, arginine, glutamine, glutamate, L-cystine (sic), the opines (in Agrobacterium) octopine and nopaline, etc.): MQGVSILFDMQNLLRLLEGLVVSTEISLISIIISVISGLILGVLMSMKNKFIYLILKICLEIVRIMPQIVWLFLFYFGVSKAFGLHISAFTASLIVFSLWGVFEMMDIVRGAITSIPKHQFESAASLGLSKFQIYFYVIIPLATRRLVPGAVNLLSRMIKTTSIVVLIGVVEVVKVGQQIIERNVFTNPMAPFWIYTLIFFLYFAICYPVSKLSKKLEEKWS; this comes from the coding sequence ATGCAAGGAGTTAGTATATTATTTGACATGCAAAATTTACTAAGACTGCTTGAAGGTCTTGTAGTAAGCACTGAAATTTCGCTCATCTCTATCATCATCTCCGTCATCAGTGGCCTCATACTTGGCGTTTTGATGAGCATGAAAAACAAATTTATCTATCTTATTTTAAAAATTTGCCTCGAGATCGTTCGTATCATGCCTCAGATCGTCTGGCTATTTTTATTTTACTTTGGCGTTAGCAAGGCTTTTGGACTGCATATCTCGGCATTTACCGCCTCGCTCATCGTCTTTAGTCTTTGGGGCGTTTTTGAGATGATGGATATCGTGCGAGGGGCGATCACCTCGATACCAAAGCACCAGTTTGAGTCAGCCGCCTCGCTAGGACTTAGCAAATTTCAAATTTACTTTTATGTCATCATCCCACTTGCTACTAGAAGGCTGGTGCCTGGAGCTGTAAATTTACTAAGCCGTATGATAAAAACGACCTCTATCGTCGTACTAATCGGCGTTGTAGAGGTGGTCAAAGTCGGCCAGCAGATCATCGAGCGAAATGTATTTACAAATCCTATGGCGCCATTTTGGATATACACGCTCATATTCTTTTTATATTTTGCGATCTGCTATCCAGTCTCAAAACTATCGAAAAAACTAGAAGAAAAATGGAGCTAA
- a CDS encoding amino acid ABC transporter permease, with amino-acid sequence MDFEFIEKFYPLFVKAGILTCQIAFLGIVFSILIGIFCMAVKFYKLKFLSKLVDCYVELSRNTPLLIQLFFLYYGLPKLGVSMSGFTCAVVGLSFLGGSYMSESFRLGFEAVRRSQIEAGLSIALSKNQLLRYVILPQAFSVALPSISANVIFLLKETSIVSIVALADLVYVAKDLIGLYYKTDEALFMLVISYLVIILPVSLALSYVEKRVRNARS; translated from the coding sequence ATGGATTTTGAGTTTATTGAGAAATTTTACCCCCTTTTTGTAAAGGCTGGGATTCTCACCTGCCAGATCGCCTTTTTGGGGATCGTTTTTTCTATTTTGATAGGCATTTTTTGCATGGCTGTGAAATTTTACAAGCTAAAATTTCTCTCAAAACTAGTTGATTGCTACGTTGAGCTTTCAAGAAACACGCCACTTCTTATCCAGCTCTTCTTTTTATACTACGGCTTGCCAAAGCTTGGGGTGTCGATGAGTGGCTTTACCTGTGCGGTCGTGGGGCTTAGCTTTCTTGGTGGCAGCTACATGAGCGAGAGCTTTAGACTTGGCTTTGAGGCGGTGAGAAGGTCGCAGATAGAAGCAGGACTTAGCATCGCACTTAGTAAAAATCAGCTCTTAAGATATGTTATCTTGCCACAAGCCTTTAGCGTGGCACTTCCAAGCATCAGCGCAAACGTCATATTTTTACTAAAAGAGACAAGCATCGTTAGTATCGTGGCACTTGCTGATCTAGTCTATGTCGCAAAAGATCTCATCGGACTTTACTACAAGACAGATGAGGCGCTTTTTATGCTGGTTATTAGCTATCTTGTCATCATCTTGCCAGTCTCGCTGGCGCTTAGCTACGTCGAAAAAAGGGTGAGAAATGCAAGGAGTTAG
- a CDS encoding CBU_0592 family membrane protein — protein sequence MIDLFQIIGFLGMICIVMGYFLLQIGRLNSRDLAYQIINLAGAVLLIISLFVHFNLGSFLIEVFWIIITIYGIYKIYKERA from the coding sequence TTGATCGATCTTTTTCAGATCATCGGCTTTTTAGGGATGATTTGCATCGTGATGGGCTACTTTTTACTTCAGATCGGCCGCCTAAATAGCCGCGATCTAGCCTACCAGATAATAAATTTAGCAGGTGCGGTGCTGCTTATAATCTCGCTTTTTGTGCACTTTAACCTCGGCTCATTTTTGATAGAGGTCTTTTGGATAATCATTACGATTTATGGAATTTATAAAATTTACAAGGAGAGAGCGTGA
- a CDS encoding agmatine deiminase family protein, with product MRAYAEWEEQELLFLSLPHSKSDWEPYLEEILASYEELVAAVTPFEKVVLICPDEANFTRFKKFKNVEFVKLDTDDTWIRDYGMIDVCTKDGVKSYDFKFNAWGGKFKSSKDDAINLELAKIYKTKLEPVDMILEGGSVEFNGDGVLLTTSKCLLNENRNSSLSKEQIEEKLKNLFGLKRIIWLENGFIRGDDTDSHIDTLARFITPDTIAYAACDDKSDEHFDELKRMEDELKKTGFKLLALPLPKPKFYEGKRLGCTYANFIFINGALIVPTYNDENDEKVLNLLAKALPDRKIIGVNSLVFVRQNGSLHCSSQNRYKRA from the coding sequence GTGAGAGCGTATGCAGAGTGGGAAGAGCAGGAGCTTTTGTTTTTATCGCTGCCACATAGTAAGAGCGACTGGGAGCCTTATTTAGAGGAGATTTTAGCGAGCTATGAGGAGCTCGTGGCTGCTGTTACGCCCTTTGAAAAGGTGGTGCTTATCTGCCCTGATGAGGCAAATTTCACTAGGTTTAAGAAATTTAAAAATGTTGAGTTTGTTAAGCTCGATACTGACGATACTTGGATCAGAGACTACGGTATGATCGACGTTTGCACCAAGGACGGTGTAAAGAGCTATGACTTTAAATTTAACGCTTGGGGCGGTAAATTTAAGAGCTCAAAAGATGATGCGATAAATTTAGAGCTAGCTAAAATTTACAAAACTAAGCTTGAGCCTGTTGATATGATACTAGAGGGCGGAAGTGTCGAGTTTAATGGAGATGGCGTGCTTTTAACTACTTCAAAATGCCTGCTAAATGAAAATAGAAATTCATCTCTAAGCAAAGAGCAGATAGAAGAAAAGCTTAAAAATTTATTTGGCCTAAAGCGTATCATCTGGCTTGAAAATGGTTTTATAAGAGGCGATGACACAGATAGCCACATCGACACTTTAGCGCGTTTTATCACGCCTGATACTATTGCTTACGCAGCTTGCGATGATAAGAGCGACGAGCACTTTGATGAGCTAAAAAGGATGGAGGATGAGCTTAAAAAAACTGGCTTTAAGCTACTTGCTCTGCCACTACCTAAGCCTAAATTTTATGAGGGCAAAAGGCTTGGCTGCACCTATGCAAATTTTATCTTTATAAATGGTGCGCTAATCGTGCCAACATATAACGACGAAAACGACGAAAAGGTGCTAAATTTACTTGCCAAGGCGCTACCAGACAGAAAGATCATCGGTGTAAATTCGCTAGTTTTTGTCCGTCAAAATGGCTCGCTTCACTGCTCAAGCCAAAATAGATACAAGAGGGCTTAG